Proteins from a genomic interval of Trichoderma breve strain T069 chromosome 2, whole genome shotgun sequence:
- a CDS encoding cytochrome oxidase c assembly domain-containing protein, giving the protein MASRIGPRSVKDATRFTSTIPHATSKSATSAAPKASRIPGETPEQRVRRLRQAHLAAQKAQVSKADRVIDASRRFFDVAHRWTVGGLVMFTVVAGVVSVYSVWDMLRYNRARRAEWIEAQRKFEADELSTARLAYLKGDATEEQIALVEEANREAEEKGIRLPPLLSPPEHRTHFEEHVKTAFDAGKAAESKGKGLLGFLWGGSSNSNTESGTSGAAQSVGDAAKDAWEKEKQNQQNGGPLDQLALDTGSSAPEPKKKGWW; this is encoded by the exons aTGGCGTCCAGAATAGGACCTCGGAGCGTCAAGGACGCTACAAGGTTCACTTCCACCATACCCCACGCTACGTCAAAGTCTGCCACCTCTGCGGCCCCAAAGGCTTCCAGGATCCCCGGCGAGACGCCCGAGCAGCGAGTACGGCGGTTGAGGCAGGCGCATCTGGCGGCGCAAAAGGCACAGGTCAGCAAGGCGGACAGAGTCATTGACGCCTCAAGGCGGTTTTTTGATGTGGCGCACAGGTGGACGGTGGGGGGCCTTGTCATGTTTACAG TCGTCGCTGGTGTCGTAAGCGTATACTCAGTCTGGGACATGCTGCGCTACAACCGCGCCCGCCGCGCCGAATGGATAGAAGCCCAACGCAAGTTCGAAGCCGACGAGCTCTCCACCGCCCGCCTGGCCTACCTCAAGGGCGACGCCACCGAGGAGCAAATCGCCCTCGTCGAGGAGGCCAACcgagaggccgaggagaaggGCATCCGCCTGCCCCCCCTGCTATCCCCGCCCGAGCACCGCACACACTTCGAGGAGCACGTCAAGACGGCCTTTGACGCCGGCAAGGCTGCCGagagcaagggcaagggccTGCTGGGCTTCCTTTGgggaggcagcagcaacagcaacacagAGAGCGGCACAAGTGGCGCTGCTCAATCAGTAGGAGACGCCGCAAAGGATGCgtgggagaaagaaaaacaaaaccagCAGAATGGAGGCCCCTTGGATCAGCTCGCCCTGGACACTGGAAGCTCCGCGCCggagcccaagaagaaggggtgGTGGTGA
- a CDS encoding ribosomal subunit 39S domain-containing protein — protein MARITRMRRLQSLQLAIPSQCAASRPSFAAARAISTTGPAQSKNTEWIRGKLWKGEAPGPADPYTQRMEPEAQSNLPEEALESRPRQDKTPAAVEESRLTLPARRTEATAEKEVQAADPSYVPATDAEGLEEIGALNTWWEQPGHWGDESVFKGFGSVDKVVEREVLEVHLRRAVVEALALQQTGVFSEWATKKWSEGGSRDELDQALAVQVEVQDGKATLKGDASSIVEALTSESQEAESSTIVTVEEAKEMIKSWDSSWKTIALDDSLRFALRKRLYQLTGILIPDAKLAAANTAKHILTLATRDPKPLKLAQMLEKRNAFNDLANVKLHERKIGPIDKEVAVGRWKVIEEELKKRDLPVTGYGNAARNKERDWLTGKI, from the exons ATGGCACGAATAACGAGGATGCGGAGACTGCAGTCTCTGCAATTGGCCATCCCGTCACAATGCGCCGCATCCAGACCTTCTTTCGCCGCTGCCCGCGCCATCTCGACGACCGGCCCCGCGCAGAGCAAGAACACGGAATGGATCCGGGGAAAGCTCTGGAAGGGCGAGGCTCCCGGTCCGGCTGATCCCTATACGCAGAGGATGGAGCCCGAAGCCCAGTCGAATCTACCCGAGGAGGCGCTTGAGAGCCGGCCGCGCCAGGATAAGACGCCCGCGGCCGTGGAAGAGTCCAGGCTGACTCTGCCCGCGAGGAGGACCGAGGCGACGGCGGAGAAGGAGGTGCAGGCTGCAGACCCGTCGTATGTGCCCGCTACGGACGCCGAAgggctggaggagattgggGCGTTGAACACATGGTGGGAGCAGCCAGGACACTGGGGCGATGAGAGCGTCTTTAAGGGATTCGGCAGCGTGGACAAGGTTGTGGAGAGGGAAGTCCTGGAGGTTCACCTGCGACGAGCTGTTGTTGAGGCACTGGCGCTGCAGCAGACGGGAGTCTTCTCAGAATGGGCTACGAAGAAGTGGTCTGAGGGAGGATCCAGGGACGAGTTGGACCAGGCTTTGGCCGTGCAGGTTGAGGTGCAGGATGGCAAGGCTACTTTGAAGGGAGACGCTTCATCGATTGTGGAGGCTTTGACGAGTGAATCCCAAGAGGCCGAATCATCGACAATTGTGACCGtcgaagaggcaaaagagatGATCAAGTCATGGGATTCTTCATGGAAGACTATTGCGCTGGATGACTCACTACGATTTGCG CTCCGCAAGCGCCTCTATCAACTCACCGGAATCCTCATCCCAGACGCCAaactcgccgccgccaacaccGCCAAGCACATCCTAACCCTTGCGACCAGAGACCCCAAGCCGCTGAAACTGGCCCAGATGCTCGAGAAGCGCAACGCCTTCAATGACCTGGCCAACGTCAAGCTACATGAGCGGAAGATTGGCCCCATCGACAAGGAGGTTGCCGTGGGACGCTGGAAGGTgattgaggaggagctgaagaagcgtGACTTGCCGGTGACGGGCTACGGAAACGCGGCAAGAAACAAGGAGAGGGACTGGTTGACTGGGAAGATATAA
- a CDS encoding protein kinase domain-containing protein translates to MYQGSQRHVSGNDPTRPFQVPPPPPPPPAMAPSMVGPQMNMMVPPPPPIRYAAVPGQAQGVMIPPPPGPPPGGGMMQTPNWHGNFGRLYDGRPSYAVPPPPPTNQHQPYNPNKFHAAMQAMAMPPPPRQTDAMSATYIPTGDTYGEGVGIPAFGREEPQTSWAQGGTDTGTMMSMDERQQQAYMGGNQAKGPNAPNAPTTATAPSTIPPEIAAQWPLDKVLLWLAQNQFSKDWQETFRSLNLYGAQFLELGSAHGGRGNFGMMHQRPREREEGKRMRRLIRSVVTGRPVEASKAVPAHSRKESTASSQPSNLPTAGSDAADNIESTTMPPANGTDANHRAVLKGLELGRQSPSAEHAASPGGSPAPQPTLFHSATTPILSSSPSSSKFTHRSRNKAIGLMNRGMSLAELMSASRSQDGYSNKHAESPSSAKDNKSFLSFLSRKKRQQVDGAFPSPDDLDSPTSPAALYKPVSTATHGSDGRIFVLATMDYWNYRMCDITEAETAADIRQAICLNLGLPDIESSFIYTTELGQFEHTEPLDDQKLLTTKRVKADSAGTLKFFVTSHNALTPSLSSEVPTLLSPDAIPPGIDAEAYARLNGRQRSSSSPPTSRSNTLTSEKVDESTLAQEASEYRAEMARKQREYLAKKKQAQMKESPIVPPESVVGFGIVGRNVDFDQPRMSPYEDRKPEHLLPQRRPPAPPSDPSATLIKANSLSKKTGRHMNGNVAEGHATPRYPLPSAGSPETEASESGKRPPQQKFNIPPAGMGGFVGAALVGMGRNLGAIGQSTANGPRGVSPNRVATQPIAASNGLQQLPQGQRPPSPTELSPSSTRPPPMANPSSPPPTNLKSPGPDLDFTDTDVQFTQPPATQQPSSAQGRQLPANDSDDDSDDGENTDDWSRTGNGSRRTPGTPGSETWESDKEVKLGRRKSFIEKDVWANRPPTDDLLNNLDDFFPNYDLDEPVLEDSVSAEMTTSPIPEVEESPQQTVPPPVQAPAMYQDNINPPPAVASSSQSVYDGGDTLGSDESTLKALDRRPSIQTVAQKSMRRSGGLGRMKSIREVARGAHEANKRFTHAPHNSGNATTTGIMRRKSTKMFNANIVQIRPDQRGGMVFPRDIPQDTLPKRQTTFRWFKGQLIGKGTYGRVYLGMNATTGEFLAVKEVEVNPKAAGGDKSKMKELVAALDHEIDTMQHLDHVNIVQYLGCERKETSISIFLEYIPGGSIGSCLRKHGKFEESVVSSLTRQTLSGLAYLHREGILHRDLKADNILLDLDGTCKISDFGISKKTDNIYGNDKSNNMQGSVFWMAPEVIRSQNEGYSAKVDIWSLGCVVLEMFAGRRPWSKEEAVGAIYKIANGETPPIPEDIQETIGHLAVAFMMDCFQVNPFDRPTADVLLSQHPFCELDSHYNFYDTVLYTKIKETYKSA, encoded by the exons ATGTATCAGGGCAGCCAACGCCATGTCTCGGGCAACGATCCCACGAGGCCCTTCCAGgtgcctcctcctcctccacctcctccagccatGGCGCCTTCTATGGTCGGGCCTCAGATGAACATGATGGTGCCGCCTCCCCCACCGATTCGATATGCTGCTGTGCCTGGGCAAGCCCAAGGTGTCATgatcccgccgccgccaggcCCTCCCCCCGGAGGCGGCATGATGCAGACTCCAAACTGGCACGGCAACTTTGGCCGTCTGTATGATGGTCGCCCGAGCTACGCCgtgcctccgccgcctccaacaaACCAGCACCAGCCCTATAACCCTAATAAATTTCACGCCGCGATGCAGGCAATGGccatgcctcctcctccgcgCCAGACCGATGCCATGAGCGCGACGTATATACCAACGGGGGACACATATGGCGAAGGTGTGGGTATACCGGCGTTCGGTCGAGAGGAACCGCAAACTTCGTGGGCGCAAGGCGGCACGGATACTGGCACCATGATGTCAATGGATGAAAGGCAACAGCAAGCGTATATGGGAGGAAATCAGGCCAAGGGGCCAAACGCACCGAATGCACCGACAACCGCTACAGCGCCAAGCACCATCCCTCCCGAAATAGCAGCCCAGTGGCCGCTGGACAAGGTCCTGCTATGGTTGGCACAGAACCAGTTCTCCAAGGACTGGCAAGAGACGTTCAGATCTCTGAATCTGTATGGCGCGCAGTTCTTAGAACTGGGCAGTGCTCACGGCGGTCGTGGAAACTTTGGTATGATGCATCAGCGG ccgagagagagagaagagggaaagcGTATGCGGAGGTTAATTAGGAGTGTCGTTACCGGCCGCCCCGTCGAAGCTTCCAAAGCCGTCCCTGCTCACAGCCGGAAGGAATCTACAGCTTCCAGCCAACCTTCTAATCTTCCTACTGCTGGCTCAGATGCCGCCGACAACATCGA ATCGACAACGATGCCACCTGCAAACGGCACTGATGCGAACCATAGAGCAGTTTTAAAGGGCCTTGAACTCGGACGTCAGAGTCCTTCTGCTGAACATGCGGCCAGCCCAGGTGGCAGCCCGGCCCCTCAGCCCACGCTCTTCCACTCGGCCACAACTCCTATTCTCTcgtcatcaccaagctcaTCCAAGTTTACCCATCGTTCAAGGAATA AGGCAATTGGGCTAATGAATCGAGGCATGAGCTTGGCGGAATTAATGTCCGCGTCGAGAAGTCAAGACGGCTACTCTAACAAGCATGCGGAATCTCCTTCATCTGCCAAAGACAACAAGAGTTTCCTTAGTTTCCTCTCCAGGAAAAAGCGCCAGCAAGTTGATGGCGCCTTTCCTTCGCCGGATGATCTCGACTCCCCCACTTCACCAGCGGCACTCTATAAGCCCGTGTCGACGGCAACTCATGGGTCTGAT GGCAGAATATTCGTCTTGGCCACTATGGATTACTGGAACTACCGCATGTGTGATATCACGGAGGCGGAGACTGCCGCGGATATTCGTCAAGCTATCTGCTTGAACCTCGGCCTTCCCGACATTGAGAGTTCATTCATATATACTACCGAACTGGGCCAGTTTGAACACACTGAGCCTCTGGATGATCAAAAGCTTCTAACCACCAAGCGAGTAAAGGCTGATTCTGCGGGGACGCTCAAGTTTTTTGTTACTTCACATAACGCACTAACTCCCAGTCTGAGCAGTGAAGTGCCAACGCTGCTGTCGCCGGATGCCATCCCGCCAGGAATAGATGCAGAGGCCTATGCACGTCTCAATGGACGCCAGAGATCTAGCTCGTCCCCGCCTACGTCTCGATCAAACACGCTAACGTCGGAAAAGGTGGATGAGAGTACCTTGGCTCAAGAGGCGAGCGAGTACAGGGCTGAGATGGCAAGGAAGCAGCGCGAATACcttgcaaagaaaaaacaggCTCAGATGAAGGAGAGCCCGATTGTGCCGCCTGAATCCGTTGTAGGTTTTGGTATTGTGGGTAGGAATGTTGATTTCGACCAGCCTCGAATGTCGCCGTATGAAGACAGAAAGCCTGAACACCTCCTGCCCCAACGACGACCACCGGCACCGCCAAGTGATCCATCCGCAACACTGATCAAGGCGAACTCACTCAGCAAGAAGACAGGACGGCACATGAACGGCAACGTTGCTGAAGGTCATGCAACGCCACGATACCCTCTGCCTTCCGCTGGGTCGCCTGAAACGGAGGCGTCGGAGAGTGGTAAAAGGCCGCCACAACAAAAGTTCAATATACCTCCCGCGGGCATGGGTGGCTTTGTAGGCGCGGCGTTGGTTGGCATGGGCAGAAATCTGGGGGCTATCGGACAATCAACGGCCAACGGGCCGCGTGGAGTGTCGCCCAACAGAGTTGCAACACAACCGATCGCAGCCAGCAAcggcttgcagcagctgccgcAAG GGCAACGGCCGCCGTCCCCTACGGAGCTCAGCCCCAGTTCAACCCGGCCGCCGCCCATGGCAAACCCGTCCTCCCCACCCCCTACCAACCTGAAATCCCCCGGCCCAGACCTGGACTTTACTGATACAGACGTCCAATTTACCCAACCACCTGCTACCCAGCAGCCCTCTTCTGCCCAAGGCCGCCAGCTGCCTGCCAATGATAGCGACGATGATTCTGACGATG GTGAAAACACAGACGATTGGTCCAGGACCGGAAATGGTTCCCGTCGAACTCCTGGAACCCCCGGCTCAGAAACCTGGGAGTCTGACAAGGAAGTCAAACTTGGCCGCCGCAAGTCGTTTATTGAGAAGGATGTGTGGGCTAACCGACCTCCCACCGATGATTTGCTCAACAACCTCGACGATTTCTTCCCGAATTACGACCTCGATGAGCCTGTTCTTGAGGACAGCGTCTCAGCCGAGATGACAACTTCTCCGATCCCTGAAGTTGAGGAGTCGCCACAGCAGACTGTGCCTCCTCCTGTTCAAGCCCCCGCCATGTATCAAGATAATATTAACCCTCCTCCCGCTGTCGCATCTTCTAGCCAATCTGTTTATGACGGAGGGGATACGCTTGGCTCTGACGAATCGACTTTGAAGGCCCTGGACCGTCGCCCATCCATACAAACAGTGGCTCAAAAGAGCATGAGGCGATCTGGCGGTCTTGGGCGTATGAAGTCCATCCGTGAGGTTGCTCGGGGTGCTCATGAAGCCAACAAGCGATTCACACACGCGCCGCACAACTCGGGCAACGCCACTACTACTGGAATCATGCGCCGAAAGAGCACCAAGATGTTCAACGCAAACATTGTGCAGATTCGGCCAGACCAGCGCGGCGGTATGGTGTTCCCGCGCGACATCCCACAAGATACTTTGCCCAAGCGACAGACGACATTCAGGTGGTTCAAGGGCCAGCTCATCGGCAAAGGTACTTATGGACGCGTTTACCTGGGTATGAATGCCACGACGGGTGAATTCTTGGCCGTCAAGGAAGTCGAAGTCAACCCCAAAGCGGCGGGAGGAGACAAGAGTAAGATGAAAGAACTCGTAGCCGCTCTGGATCACGAGATCGACACGATGCAACATTTAGACCACGTCAACATCGTACAATACCTGGGGTGCGAGCGAAAGGAAACAAGCATTAGCATCTTCCTAGAATATATTCCTGGTGGAAGCATCGGCTCATGCCTACGCAAACACGGCAAGTTTGAAGAATCAGTTGTTTCATCTCTTACACGGCAGACATTATCTGGGCTGGCATATCTCCACCGAGAAGGTATTTTGCACCGAGACTTGAAGGCGGACAACATTCTACTGGATCTCGATGGGACGTGTAAGATTAGCGATTTCGGTATTTCCAAGAAGACGGATAATATCTACGGCAACGACAAATCAAACAACATGCAGGGATCCGTATTCTGGATGGCACCCGAGGTTATTCGGTCACAAAATGAAGGGTACAGTGCCAAGGTGGACATTTGGAGCTTGGGATGCGTCGTGTTAGAGATGTTTGCAGGACGGCGGCCGTGGAGCAAAGAGGAAGCCGTCGGAGCCATCTACAAGATTGCAAACGGAGAGACGCCCCCGATCCCCGAAGACATCCAGGAGACCATAGGCCACCTCGCAGTAGCGTTTATGATGGACTGCTTCCAAGT GAATCCATTTGATCGGCCAACAGCCGACGTGCTTCTTTCGCAACATCCGTTCTGCGAGTTGGACTCTCACTATAACTTTTACGATACCGTCTTGTATACGAAGATTAAGGAGACGTATAAGTCGGCCTAA
- a CDS encoding nmrA-like family domain-containing protein: MSRSLLITGATGKQGGAAIRALLSRNADFRLLAVTRDKTSRSAQKLASLSPKVTLLQGDLNDTDAIFRHARDLSNSSPWGVFSVQVPKMGARGAEVEQAQGISLVDSALKDGVKHFVYSSVDRHGDKSINNPTNIPHFLSKHNIEHHLINSTKSKDAMSWTILRPVAFMENLDGGFVGKLFATAIKARLSQKPLQLIATEDIGKVAAEAFLRPEEYKGKAISLAGDEVNYHQLAEIFREKTGAEVPVTWNILARLLLASSKEMGTMFSFFEKEGYAADIEALRRQYPELKDVRTWLETSPYMK; the protein is encoded by the exons AtgtctcgctctcttctcatcACCGGCGCCACTGGTAAACAAGGCGGTGCCGCCATCAGAGCCCTCCTTTCCAGAAACGCGGACTTCAGACTCCTCGCCGTCACCCGTGACAAAACTTCCCGCTCGGCCCAGAAGCTCGCTAGTCTCTCTCCCAAGGttactcttcttcaaggcgaCCTCAATGACACAGATGCCATTTTTAGACATGCAAGAGATCTGAGCAATTCATCTCCATGGGGCGTCTTTAGCGTACAG GTCCCCAAAATGGGTGCACGCGGTGCAGAGGTTGAGCAAGCCCAAGGAATATCTCTCGTCGACTCGGCTCTCAAAGATGGTGTAAAGCATTTTGTGTACTCCTCTGTCGACCGTCATGGAGACAAGTCCATCAATAACCCAACCAACATCCCTCACTTCCTCAGCAAGCACAACATCGAAcaccatctcatcaactCCACCAAGTCAAAGGATGCAATGTCCTGGACGATTCTCAGGCCCGTGGCATTCATGGAAAATCTCGACGGTGGTTTCGTGGGCAAGTTGTTTGCCACCGCCATAAAGGCGAGACTCTCGCAGAAGCCTCTCCAGCTCATTGCCACAGAGGACATTGGCAAAGTTGCAGCCGAGGCCTTTCTTCGTCCGGAGGAATACAAAGGGAAAGCGATCTCACTAGCCGGAGATGAAGTCAATTATCACCAATTGGCTGAAATCTTTCGCGAAAAGACTGGAGCTGAAGTACCCGTCACTTGGAATATCTTGGCGAGATTGCTCCTAGCTTCCTCCAAGGAGATGGGTACCATGTTTTCATTCTTTGAAAAGGAGGGATATGCTGCGGATATCGAGGCGCTGAGGAGACAGTACCCAGAACTGAAAGATGTGAGGACATGGCTCGAAACCAGCCCATATATGAAGTGA
- a CDS encoding methyltransferase domain-containing protein, with translation MIPPDESAVSPPDDFDEGNDIGSFQSSLTSVTSSILHGVVGEGQRIYAAYGKEEYGLPMDDQELDRMDLCHQKYFSLLKQRRFLSPINENPQRILDLGCGTGIWCVEVADEYPGAQVVGVDIAPTQPQWVPPNCQFELDDIEQTWTWKADSADFIFSRDLILSVRNFPKLIDQAYRHLKPGGWIEFQCHTGLLQCDDGTLPEDSTFRSWANLTKTACERFGTPVDDPTRFKQWFEERGFECVTEEVYKMPCTPWAKDKRLKLIGAWEQHNLMNHLEGLTMRLFQKSLGWSEEEILVISAMLRKELRDLGVHAYWPYYVVYAPIFTDDSFDGHGGKGVDAPEYIGQSVPWICPFGRKKAE, from the exons ATGATCCCCCCCGATGAG TCTGCGGTGTCACCGCCGGATGACTTCGACGAG GGTAACGACATCGGAAGCTTCCAATCCTCATTAACTTCCGTCACCTCATCTATTCTTCATGGCGTTGTGGGCGAAGGCCAGCGCATCTACGCTGCGTATGGGAAAGAGG AGTATGGACTCCCCATGGATGACCAGGAACTTGACCGCATGGATCTGTGTCACCAGAAATATTTTTCCCTCCTGAAACAGCGACGTTTTCTATCACCGATTAACGAAAACCCACAGAGGATTCTGGATCTGGGATGCGGTACAG GAATATGGTGTGTCGAGGTCGCCGATGAGTATCCAGGGGCACAG gttgttggtgttgatatAGCCCCTACACAGCCGCAATG GGTACCGCCAAATTGCCAGTTCGAACTTGACGATATCGAGCAGACGTGGACGTGGAAGGCTGACAGTGCCGacttcatcttttctcgAGATCTCATCCTATCTGTGCGAAACTTTCCGAAACTAATAGACCAAGCCTACAG ACATCTAAAACCTGGCGGGTGGATCGAATTCCAGTGTCACACTGGATTACTACAATGCGACGATGGCACTCTGCCCGAAGATAGCACATTTCGGTCTTGGGCAAATCTAACCAAGACGGCATGCGAAAGATTCGGTACTCCAGTGGATGATCCGACCCGGTTTAAACAGTGGTTCGAGGAACGAGGATTCGAATGTGTGACAGAGGAGGTGTATAAGATGCCTTGCACTCCTTGGGCCAAGGATAAGCGCTTGAAACTCATTGGAGCCTGGGAGCAACACAACTTGATGAATCACCTGGAGGGCTTGACGATGCGGCTATTCCAAAAGAGCCTGGGCTGGTCAGAAGAGGAGATTCTGGTGATTTCTGCCATGCTACGAAAGGAGCTGCGCGATCTGGGCGTCCACGCCTACTGGCCCTA CTACGTTGTATACGCAC CGATTTTCACCGACGACTCTTTCGATGGGCATGGCGGCAAGGGTGTTGATGCACCAGAATATATCGGCCAATCAGTCCCTTGGATATGTCCCTTTGGCCGAAAGAAAGCGGAATAA
- a CDS encoding fatty acid hydroxylase superfamily domain-containing protein, with protein MTVLNTAQALWARLVATHDPHTIDFVGTLIIQFIFWWIPCILFVSLDSIAPSFSAKHKIQPAPKQPSPNDIVHSVLVCIRNQVIVFALHAALLYASSIKGQPPKIRVDARFPTAQEFTYHLAVSVLAREVLFYTSHRIFHWRPLYRRFHKTHHKFTAPVAFSSQYAHPVEHLMANVLPILLPPLVLGSHILTMWVFVAFQLIETSTVHSGYDFFAGAARKHDRHHERFEVYYGGIGLLDYVFGTDEREGPRRDKKE; from the coding sequence ATGACCGTCCTCAACACCGCACAAGCCCTCTGGGCCCGCCTCGTAGCAACCCACGATCCCCATACCATAGACTTCGTCGGCACTCTCATCATCCAATTCATCTTCTGGTGGATCCCCTGCATTCTCTTCGTCTCCCTCGACTCCATCGCACCCTCCTTCTCCGCGAAACACAAAATCCAACCAGCCCCCAAACAACCCTCCCCCAACGACATCGTCCACTCCGTCCTCGTCTGCATCCGCAACCAAGTCATCGTCTTCGCCCTCCACGCCGCCCTCCTCTACGCCTCCTCCATCAAGGGCCAGCCCCCCAAAATCAGAGTCGACGCGCGCTTCCCCACGGCCCAGGAGTTCACCTACCACCTCGCCGTCAGCGTGCTCGCCCGCGAGGTCCTCTTCTACACCTCCCACCGCATCTTCCACTGGCGCCCGCTGTACAGGCGCTTCCACAAGACGCACCACAAGTTCACCGCCCCCGTGGCTTTCTCCTCGCAGTATGCCCACCCAGTGGAACATCTCATGGCAAACGTCCTGCCCatcttgctgccgccgctggtgTTAGGGTCCCATATCCTGACCATGTGGGTGTTTGTGGCTTTTCAGCTCATCGAGACATCGACGGTGCACAGCGGATACGACTTCTTTGCGGGAGCAGCTAGAAAGCATGATAGACACCACGAACGCTTCGAGGTGTATTATGGCGGAATCGGGCTCCTAGACTACGTATTTGGGACGGATGAAAGAGAGGGCCCTAGgagagataaaaaagaatga
- a CDS encoding DAHP synthetase I family domain-containing protein, protein MPGVDVAVIADDTRILGQDPLIPPALLISEIPMTPTALETVVKGRREAAKIVMGQNDRLLVVVGPCSIHDPEAAHEYAGRLKQLSDKLSDDLCIVMRAYLEKPRTTVGWKGLINDPDIDSSFQINKGLRVSRKLFVDLTSNGMPIATEMLDTISPQFLADCISVGAIGARTTESQLHRELASGLSFPVGFKNGTDGSLGVAIDAIGAAAAKHHFMGVTKQGLAAITRTKGNEHGFVILRGGSKGPNFDKESVQAAKKMLTEKGQKLAIMIDCSHGNSQKNHNNQPKVAATIAEQLREGERSIVGVMIESNINEGNQKVPAEGPAALKRGVSITDACINWENTVTVLEDLASAVRARREINSGTPSTEAKVSTLEED, encoded by the exons ATGCCTGGCGTTGACGTAGCAGTTATTGCCGATGATACCAGAA TCCTGGGTCAGGATCCTTTGATCCCCCCGGCTCTGCTCATCTCCGAGATCCCCATGACTCCCACTGCTCTCGAGACCGTCGTCAAGGGCCGGAgagaagctgccaagatTGTCATGGGCCAGAATGACAGACTACTAGTCGTCGTCGGACCTTGCTCCATCCACGATCCCGAAGCTGCCCACGAGTACGCTGGCCGTCTCAAGCAGCTTTCCGACAAGCTCTCCGACGATCTCTGCATCGTGATGCGCGCCTACCTGGAGAAGCCTCGCACAACCGTCGGCTGGAAAGGCCTGATCAACGACCCCGATATCGACTCATCCTTCCAGATCAACAAGGGCCTGCGCGTTTCCCGTAAGCTCTTTGTTGACCTGACCTCCAACGGCATGCCCATTGCCACTGAGATGCTCGACACAATCTCTCCCCAGTTCCTTGCAGACTGCATCTCTGTCGGTGCTATTGGTGCGAGAACAACTGAATCCCAGCTTCACCGTGAGCTTGCCTCTGGCCTTTCCTTCCCCGTGGGATTCAAGAACGGAACAGACGGTAGCCTTGGCGTCgccattgatgccattggcgctgctgccgccaagcACCACTTCATGGGTGTCACAAAACAGGGTCTTGCTGCCATTACTCGCACCAAGGGCAACGAGCACGGTTTCGTCATCCTGAGAGGCGGAAGCAAAGGCCCCAACTTCGACAAGGAGAGTGTTCAggcggccaagaagatgctgaCTGAGAAGGGCCAGAAGCTGGCCATCATGATTGACTGCTCTCACG GCAACTCCCAGAAGAACCACAACAACCAGCCCAAGGTTGCAGCGACCATTGCTGAACAGCTGCGGGAGGGTGAGAGATCTATCGTTGGTGTCATGATTGAGTCCAATATCAATGAGGGCAACCAGAAGGTTCCCGCCGAGGGCCCCGCCGCCCTCAAGCGCGGTGTCAGCATTACTGATGCTTGCATCAACTGGGAGAACACAGTCACAGTTCTTGAGGACCTTGCCTCCGCTGTCCGCGCTCGTCGTGAGATCAACTCAGGTACTCCTAGCACAGAGGCCAAGGTGAGCACCTTGGAGGAGGATTAA